The Arachis ipaensis cultivar K30076 chromosome B03, Araip1.1, whole genome shotgun sequence region tttttagattttatcGAAAACAAAACTAAAATACACTATATTGTATAGTCCAAAACCTTATTTAAACCCTTTCTTTTTTGTGTTAAAAGGAATGAAACTAATTAACTACATGTATCTTTCCATATCAatgaatttaaattatttattaccGAAGTAAGTGTGAATGTTTGGTATTTtttagattttagggtagttgaATTGTTGAAATGAAATATTTTGTTAAGTGAAGAAAAtcctttaaatttaaaaaacagAGAGGAGGCGCTACTGGTTGAGCAGTGGATGAGATTTAGCACTTGTAGGTTAaacgaaaataaaatataaaaagaagaatGCACTATGCACCAGCCGGGAATCGAACCCGGGTCTGTACCGTGGCAGGGTACTATTCTACCACTAGACCACTGGTGCCAATTTATGAGGCATATCAGAGCATTAGCATCAATAGTAACTATAACGTGCAGTAACATCTAATATCCACATTCTACGGGACACTGGTTATTGAACCATTAGAAATACAATGAAAACATAAATCACTATAGTTTCAAATCAAGCACAATCATACAGGCATCCGATTTGGATCTTCAATTTGGACTGTAGAATGTAAATTTGAACCATCTGGAATTCCTAAGGGGGGATCTATGCATGAACAATTATCAACATTATATAGCTCCCATTCTTTTATTCCACATTTCTGGAGCGCAGCAACTACCTTTGTCCTCTCTCTTTCATTTGGAAATGCTCCATCTGGACTAACAAGCACTGCTCCAGTATAAGACTGCCCTGCAGCTCTCGCAGCTCCATGATAGTGGAACAAACCCCAACTAAGATCATCGGCGACTTCCACGATTGTCCAATATTCATTTGAAACAACTCCATTATCCAATACACTGAAATGGAATGTCCCGGGTATCTTACCTCTCTTAACCCGGTATCTTCTCCTCCTCCAAACCATTTGTCCTTCTAATGTTTTTACCTGGAATACTGGTTCATACCAAAATGACCCTTTTGCTTTTCCCCTATAGAATAGTTGGTATTGACATGGAAATTGATCGTATGCCGGGTTCTGCCCGGCTACAACACGCCAGCTCCATTGCAAATTCCCCAACCAACCAACAAACAAATCTTCTGCCATTTCATAGTTTATGTCCTGCCCCCGAAACTTAACCATTGGAGGCACATACGGCTTGTTGGGGACTTCTGCTTCCAGCTCAAGACAGTTGTTTTTCTGTAATACACAGAGTGAAAAGGCTTCTAGGTTCGCACTTTCATATGAAGCAATACACCTATAGTTACATACTTGATCAACAGGACTGCACCGGTTCAAGCATTGAAGAGCTTTTCTACAATTAGGATCCAACAAGCAATTAAGTACCTGGCGGCCACAGTTCCTCAGCATGCACTTCAAGGTAGAAAAACCCTTTGCTCTCAAGTTCTTCAACACTGGAACTGGCCTTATATAAGCATTGATTAATACCAGCAAACAGAACCTTATATCATCAGAACTATGTCGATCCCATGCTTCGGATACAGTTTGCACTACTTTACTTGACTCTCCAGTTTTATCTGATTGAGAGTTTCCGAGCACTTCTCCAAATATACTTCCTTTCACTTGATTGTGAACTTCATAGCCTCCTAATTTGCTCTTCAAATCTGTTGTAGAGTCAAAGCATATTACATTTTGTATAGTTCTGCTGTGGATTTTAATCCACTCAATTGATTCCTTTCCTGTAACAGCAACAATCACCAATATATCAGCCTTCAGTAATTCACTCTGAAGTCTGAGAGCCTTTTGTTGATCAGATTGAATACATTCATCGGTAAATACAAGAAGTTCATATCCTTCGTCAACCCATTTCAGTCTTTCTGCCTGTAAAAAGGAATATTAATGGCACTCGACGCAACTGAAAAACTAAGCTCACTATCCATATAAAAAATTATCATGAAAACATATTAGATATTACAGCTCAGCAAAGGACGCATCACATGGAAATACAAAATGTTTTCAGCCACAAATCTGAATGCATTCTTTCATCCAAGCAAAACTGAATAAGATGTAATGAAATAATACAATCACATGGGAAGAATTGTTACTTAACAGTGTGAAGCATGACTTCTTGCCATAGTGCAGACTTGAGAGGGCTGACAGCACCATGGCCAACAACAGCCAGCATCCTCACCGGAGGCTCAGGCGGCTGCTCAGCCGTCACAGCGGAGACAACGGCAGGGGAAGCGTGAAGAGGATGAGGAAGAAACGAGCGAGAGGTGGCATGGCGACGAAGGAAAGAGGTTCCGAAGAATTTAGGTTTGTTTGGAAGAAA contains the following coding sequences:
- the LOC107631141 gene encoding violaxanthin de-epoxidase, chloroplastic isoform X1, encoding MSLKVHAPRFLTPVHTRIGFLPNKPKFFGTSFLRRHATSRSFLPHPLHASPAVVSAVTAEQPPEPPVRMLAVVGHGAVSPLKSALWQEVMLHTAERLKWVDEGYELLVFTDECIQSDQQKALRLQSELLKADILVIVAVTGKESIEWIKIHSRTIQNVICFDSTTDLKSKLGGYEVHNQVKGSIFGEVLGNSQSDKTGESSKVVQTVSEAWDRHSSDDIRFCLLVLINAYIRPVPVLKNLRAKGFSTLKCMLRNCGRQVLNCLLDPNCRKALQCLNRCSPVDQVCNYRCIASYESANLEAFSLCVLQKNNCLELEAEVPNKPYVPPMVKFRGQDINYEMAEDLFVGWLGNLQWSWRVVAGQNPAYDQFPCQYQLFYRGKAKGSFWYEPVFQVKTLEGQMVWRRRRYRVKRGKIPGTFHFSVLDNGVVSNEYWTIVEVADDLSWGLFHYHGAARAAGQSYTGAVLVSPDGAFPNERERTKVVAALQKCGIKEWELYNVDNCSCIDPPLGIPDGSNLHSTVQIEDPNRMPV
- the LOC107631141 gene encoding uncharacterized protein LOC107631141 isoform X2, with protein sequence MSLKVHAPRFLTPVHTRIGFLPNKPKFFGTSFLRRHATSRSFLPHPLHASPAVVSAVTAEQPPEPPVRMLAVVGHGAVSPLKSALWQEVMLHTAERLKWVDEGYELLVFTDECIQSDQQKALRLQSELLKADILVIVAVTGKESIEWIKIHSRTIQNVICFDSTTDLKSKLGGYEVHNQVKGSIFGEVLGNSQSDKTGESSKVVQTVSEAWDRHSSDDIRFCLLVLINAYIRPVPVLKNLRAKGFSTLKCMLRNCGRQKNNCLELEAEVPNKPYVPPMVKFRGQDINYEMAEDLFVGWLGNLQWSWRVVAGQNPAYDQFPCQYQLFYRGKAKGSFWYEPVFQVKTLEGQMVWRRRRYRVKRGKIPGTFHFSVLDNGVVSNEYWTIVEVADDLSWGLFHYHGAARAAGQSYTGAVLVSPDGAFPNERERTKVVAALQKCGIKEWELYNVDNCSCIDPPLGIPDGSNLHSTVQIEDPNRMPV